Proteins from one Pyrobaculum neutrophilum V24Sta genomic window:
- the pyrH gene encoding UMP kinase gives MAVVVKLSGRIFEDEELVLKYAEAIKSYGVKIAVVTGGGELARRYISAAKRGGASNTFQDLIGIYASRLNALLLISLLGDAYPKVPTNIEEFLEAWRSHRVVVAGGFQPGQSTATVAALVAEAAGASVLLNAANIDAVYSDDPRKNPKAERLPHLKYDEFERIVRSSSLPGGYELMDVWSISILRRNCITVYIFDGRRPEHIGAILRGENPGTKITC, from the coding sequence GGATATTCGAAGACGAAGAACTGGTTCTCAAGTACGCGGAGGCCATTAAGTCATACGGCGTGAAAATCGCGGTGGTTACCGGCGGCGGCGAGCTCGCCAGGAGGTACATATCCGCGGCCAAGAGGGGAGGCGCCTCCAACACCTTCCAGGACCTAATAGGCATCTATGCCAGCCGCCTAAACGCGCTTCTCCTAATCTCCCTCCTAGGCGACGCCTATCCAAAGGTGCCCACGAACATCGAGGAGTTCTTGGAGGCGTGGCGTAGCCACAGAGTCGTGGTGGCGGGAGGCTTCCAGCCGGGCCAGTCCACCGCCACAGTAGCCGCCCTCGTGGCCGAGGCCGCAGGGGCATCGGTCTTGTTAAATGCCGCAAATATCGACGCCGTATATAGCGACGACCCGAGGAAAAACCCAAAAGCCGAGAGGTTGCCCCACCTGAAATACGACGAGTTCGAGAGAATAGTGAGATCCTCGTCGTTGCCCGGAGGCTACGAGCTGATGGACGTCTGGAGCATCTCCATACTTAGGCGTAACTGCATCACGGTGTATATATTCGACGGGCGTAGGCCAGAGCACATCGGGGCAATCCTGAGGGGGGAGAACCCGGGCACCAAAATCACCTGTTGA